Genomic window (Lynx canadensis isolate LIC74 chromosome A1, mLynCan4.pri.v2, whole genome shotgun sequence):
aaaaaaataaataaacgttgaaaaaaaaaaaatattggtcaGTATCAATGTTGTGCACCTGCGgccccgttttttgtttttttcttttctcgaTATTCACTAGAAAGTTTTTGCTCATTTAGTTTGCTCCTCATGCTTTCTCCTGCCTCTAtccaaagacatttttccaatttCTGTAATAGTAAACGagcaaatttcaaaaattattgtGCCTAACATTTTATGTGAATTAACCTTATCTCATATGTAACTTAAACATCATCTAAAATGGGCTAGAATTTGATATAAAATGCAGAATGCATAGTAATTAACTTGTCTATTAAAATATCTCATGAAAAAAATCTAAGACCTTCATGTCTAGCATCTAAGTTTTCAGTGTCCAGGGGCCAACAACTTAAAATAAGTTAGAATATTTGTGTGATGAAATTTATGTGAATCTtgttgaataaacattttcttaaataactaatataatttaaaaaagctttttcaaATACAATTTCACAGTGAAGTTGTTTATGAGGGAGTGGAATTTGACAGAGAATGGTTGTTCCGTATTAGAGTCCATTTAAGAAAGATGACTAgtttcaattaaaatgaaattatttttttctgattctaaaaatcatatgtattttctgggaatttagaaaatttacaaatgagaaaaagaaatcaccaacACTCTTAATTACTCACACCTGTTCAGTTACAATGGTGATGCACACAGTTCAGATATGCAATATAAACTTGAACTCAAACTGTAATTTTGAAAGcgtttataaatatatttaaatccatgAGACTTGATAAGGTGGAAAGGGAAAGAGTGTGGACAAAGAAAAGGAGCCTAGACAGAACATGGAGGCAAACCAATATGCCTCGAATTAAGATTCGAGGAAGAACAGCAAAGGGGAATTTGAAAGAACAGTcaatgagaaaggaggaaaaccaaGCGTATTTCTCACTGAAGGCAATAGGATCCCATATAACACTAGATGAAGAATGAAGGGGTGTCAACCATGTCAGATGAGTCAGATATACTGAGTTAAATAAGGTCATAGAAGTGTCCAGTGGACTTTGCTACCTGGAGGTTAATAACCGTCCATGCTGATAAGCAGTTTTAGAGGAACCCAAATCAGATTGGACCTATACACCTCATGAGAATCAACTAAAAAAACTCTTCATTTAATGAGCCAATTAAATggattttacaaaatatatatccatacTAGCTActtaaagccatttttaaaagttataaatcgtacaattggaaagaaaaaaaatcattcacaattACACAAAAATCTAGGCATAATGAAGGAATCTTTCatacagaaaatgttaaattttgctGAGATATAAAAAGTGCAAACAAATAAGGATATACACCAAATCTCAAATTAGAAAAACTAGCTTAAGTTCATTAATTTCTATCCATTCAACAAACTTTACTTCTATGCTTCCAGCACTTGAATTAACACATAAAGGTCAAAGCTGGCAGTCTTACCAGACTTCAGTGGGAATAGCACCTATATTTCACCATTAAACCTAAGTCGGATGTTGACTAACTTAAGGCTCTCATTAAAGTATCTTACctaggtttctttccttttttaaacaaggATAAGGATTTAATCAAAAGCCTTATGTTTCTCTTTTGAACTACTGATGTCCTCTATTAGCATATTTCCTAACATCATAACAACAAcccattactttatttatttattttttttcaacgtttatttatttttgggacagagagagacagagcatgaacgggggaggggcagagagagagggagactcagaatcggaaacaggctccaggctctgagccatcagcccagagcccgatgcagggctcgaactcacggaccgcgagatcgtgacctgggtgaagtcggacgattaaccgactgcgccacccaggcgccccaacaacccATTACTTTAAATCTACCTTTTTAGGATGGATTCTTTTAATTGTTGAATTTGGTATGTTGGCATTTTATTTGGGATTTCTGCATTTATACTGATATGTGCATTTAACTTATaaatttcttactgatttttttaaaaattgggagacTATAGAACCAGTTATCGcatttatgtggttttttttttcctcatcatcttctacatttgttttttttgttgttgttctaattttccttagtttttttttttttttttttttaactctctggcaaatgctgattttattttaaattgtttttaatgtttctttgtttttgagagagacagagcatgagcaggggacggccagagagaaaggaagacacaaaatcccaagcaggttccaggctcctggctgtcagcacagagcccgacatggggctcaaacccactaaccgtgagatcctgatccgagccaaagtctggcgcttaattgactgaacccccaggcgcccctattttcttatttgataTACACATATAGCATTATAAATTTGCCATTAAGTAAATTGGCAAACAGGTCTCAAACCTAAGACTATAAGGAACAAAAGCTCTTCCAGAGTTCTGAGATTAGTGAAAATTTCTTTGAacttcatgttttctctcttaaaatatatatggctTTTTACATTCTACTCCAtgtgttttaatataaatataatttttcttgggGTATTAAAGCAAAGACAGTTGACGACTGCAGAGGGAAGACGGATTATGTTTAGTTAGTGCTTGCTTCCTGCAGCATCTTCATGTATCCAGGAGTAAACGTGTTCAGAATAACTTTATCCCGCTAGCTTTGTATGCACTTTACTACATTGTTGTCTAGTTAGagttatatttttacattaatataATGCTCTCTTGGTCAAAGAAATTAGTTAAGCACAGAAAACGTACAAATATCtagattatataaaaatatctgactaaaaaaggaaagggaagtaaGACAGCTTTCATTTTTAGATTGTGACATAGCTCTGGGAGTGTTTGATTATATATTGAATATTCTGTCCAGGCAAGTTAATAGCAACTCTATAGTTATTTAGGGATACACTTTTATTTCCCAATGATTACATGCTCCTGGTTAAAAACTGTATTAATAACTTTTAGATGTATTGTGGTGTGAATAGAGTTCATGACCTATATAATGCTGACTTTTAAATTTCCCGAGACTTTCTATAATCTAATCAATGGTTTTGTATACAAGttctatcacatttttaaaaatctgtttttctaagTTACCAAATTTTAAGTCAGCTTTACtaattattccttatttttagtTACTACAGCTTAAGATTTACATTAACATTTCATATACTGATTACAAGTTGCAACATATAATGACCTTTTAATACTGGAATTTGTTTTTGCCTTGAATTGTTTGAAATTAATACTGCTAACTCTGCCTTAtgctttattttgtctgatatgacCTTGTGTACTCATTATATTCATTTCGATTCTCCTTCATTGATCCCTAGTATCATTTGCTCATCAATTGCAGTACATTTTCATAAACTTATTTTGTAAGTGACGTGGGTGTTCCgacatttttttcaattgttcTGCATTATCTAGATCTAGGCTGGTCCTAGATTTCTTCTGCTGTGACTTTCCTCTGGAAGTCTGTAACATTGCTGCATTGTTTCCTAATGTTCAGAGCTATGCAGAAGTCTGAGACCtgttaagactttttttcttgataaataatttttgttttccccaaCTGCTTTTAGGCCACATCCAACTTGCATAAATCAAGCTACTACCTATTTCCCAAGTACGTCCTGAAGCTTTCCATCTTCACTCACAGCTCCATCCACTCACTGACTATCCCTCTGTTTTTGGAAAATGCCATCTATCAAGAACCAATTTAAATGCCACTTGCGCTAACACACAGTTCCAGGATTCATATTAGTCAGAATTAACCTATCCTTTATCTAAATTTATGCCACTGTTATACAACTGCACCACTGACGTCTATGGTGTATTGCTGAAGAATATATACCAGAGTGGTGATGAGTAGGTTCTGGAGTCTGAGCACCAGGTCTCAGATTTCAACCCTGCCATATTCTAGTTGTACAATCGAAGTTATTAGGCTCCCTGTGCCTTCTtaactcatctgcaaaatgggaatagtatCTAGCTCATGGAATGTTTGTGATGATTAAACGAGCTAGCATGTAAAATATCGAGTCCATGCTCTAGAATATAGTTAAATGCTATGTGAAGTcctgatatatacatataggtatgtatgtatgtatttatgttatGTTCTCCATTTGTCATGAGAAATATCATTACAAGAGAATGAAACAGGTGCTACTACAGAGGTAGAAGTATTCAAAGGATGGAAATGAAACATGAATTAAATATAATCAGTTTAGGGAATGCAACGGCATTTCTACTGAATCCAACATATcttaattacataaaattttaaaggcactTTAGTTTGcactagctcatttaatccttaaactTTGGAAGATAATTTTGTTTTGCAGAAATAAAGGATGGCAACTCAAATCGCTCAAGGTACAGAGTTAGAAAGTGAAAGCTAAGATTAAGAAAGGTGTCATTGTACTTGGAGCTTGGTAAGGTCGCTTGTCTCTACACATCTGCATTTTTCCATCAGGGGTAAATGGGAATGCAATAGACAGGTTGAACAGACAGGACCCTGGGTAGAGAACAGTATTCCAAGGTTTGGAAACtgcttaaataaacaaatggtggTGTGTAATTACATGGCTTTCTGGGTAAACTGAAACTAACATAGCACACTGCCTTGCAAAGCAAGCTCTTGGTTGAATTGAATGCCAGTGTTCAAATGTTATTCCTTTAGTTTAGCAATCATTTGCGGCAAATAATCCCCAGGCTTCTAGCTGAGGAATCTATCAATGTAACTGTGGTCTCCATCTTGAAAGAAAGATaacaagagagggagggtgagagggaggaaaggaggaaggaaggaaggaaggaaggaaggaaggaaggaaggaaggaaggaaggaaggaaggggaggaggaaggaatgaagggaggaaagaaggagggagggagggtgggaacaGAGATTTTCATATGACTACAGTACataatgggtttttttaaatattcataacaggaggttatataaaataaaaacagcatgaCTATACAAAGGTAATTCTTTTTTCCTCActaaaatgtttcaaatgaatCTTAATTCTCAACATGGTTAACAATTTTATCAACTGACAACTGATTTTGAAACATAATCTTTGGGATGGAGTAAATTAcataaacagaaatatattaaCATTACTTCTTAGTGCTAAGaacctaaattccacatatttcaTCAGCTATATTATTAACCATCTGTGAAATTGTGGAAAATTCACTTaactcctctgggcctcagtttcctatccTTGCAAAATACTGTTCAGTTTGAGTAGGACTCTGAAACTATCAtgttattaatgaaaaaaataaaaacaaaaaagaaaactataacaCATCTACATACTCAAGCTTTTGAGTTACTGCccttaaaatactttcaaaataacACGTAATTAATACCAGATATTGAAGACAGCTCAGTCTCATCAGTTagttatatatgaataaaattaccTTAAAATCAACATACtatatttcaaatgaaatcttTCAGTGTGTACTCTGAGCAGAATGAGAGGTCTAATCACAGGTtaacatatgaaatatttgtctCAAAATAATGCACTTGACAGTTACAGGTCTCgtcattaaaattccttttatttttcctccagtgAAATTTAAGTATTCCCAAAGTCCTGAATCAATGATTTCTTCTTAGTTTTCCAACAGCTGTGATTTATCTTCTTTTGGTCTGTTCAGTAGAAAGTGAACTATCTGAAGTAGGACATCATCATTAAAACCTTTCACATTATTATCTTCGATGGTTTCATAAAGAGGCTTACTTTGTGTTCCCCAACATATATTTTTACGAGGGTTATTTTGATCAGCTTGTGTAGTCAGTGCCAAAGTATTTAACTGgtagcagaaaaaggaaaagtattttccATCTGTGATCACTCCCTGAGAGACAAAAGGTCGAGTAACATCTGCTTCACTCCAGAATCCTATAGGAAAAAGTTACACTGAAATTTACACATAGAATATAttttaccaaaacaaaatatacacattAGAGGGATCAAAAATACCACCTGAAACCTAGATATTTTATCTACCAAATTCCTGAAGATCTTGAAGTCTTCCTCATCTTCTCCATTCTAACCCTATATTCTATTTCTGCATCAAAAATTATTTCCTCCCTCCTAACATCTCCAAACTCAGGACACATTCTCAACAACTTGGGCCTTCAACAGCTTTCAACCTTAACTCACTTCACCTAAAATAAGCAGCCAGCTCGATCTATGCCGATGTCCCCTGTATCTGGTACTAACCATGTGCATCATTACTGACTTCAAATACATTCCCATCTTcccagcaccagcagcacctgCCATCCAGTAACCATTACGGCTCTTTACTTCACCAAACCTAAAAAACATACCTTCAGACTTTCTAAGGACTTCAGTCATGTCCTTAGACAAATTCTGTATCTTCCCTTACATATTTCAAATTTGGTTTTATGAGGTGCCGTCATTTTGTCTTGTGTATCTTGTGTCATAAGGTTCCAGGAGGCCTTTGAAGCCTTTACTACTCAAATTTGCTGGCTGCTTCTTGTTCTAGACTGACTGGTTTTAGTACTTAGTGCCAGGGCCAAGCAGTAGTATTATTTCTTCATACATAGCTTCTATCAGCCTTAATGAAGATAGCCAATGAATAATATTGTTAGTTTTGTAATTAATTACAGGAAAAAAGAAGCACTTTATCTTTAATGCATAAACAGTGCCACTCTAATCTATCTTTGAGAAAGATTCCTGTTTCTGCTTCTGTCCAATCctattctcattctctccattTAAGTCAACAGTTGTGagtaaaaaattacaataaattatacatatttacatatctagatagatagatagatagatagatagatagatagatatgggaAAAAGTGAGCTTGTAAATAATTAAATCAGTATTAAAATTCCTCCTGGGAACTCATATAGGATTAATCTGGTTGGTTACATATTACAGTTTATCACTTCGGGTTTTGTAATAAAGCCCATGCTTCACATTGGGCTCTCAAAGTCCTAAGTGATATGGTTGCTGGCTTCCTCTATCTCTTCCTCCAtcatcctccccctccctttcttcattGTTCTTTAAATACTTCAACTCTGTTCCTACCTCAGAGACTTTTAGTTGTATTCCTTTTGCCTGAAAGTGTCTTTCCCCCAACTTTATGCTTAGGTAGCTCCTCAACAGTcaggtctttgttcaaatgtcattttttgGACACCTCTCCTGAATTACTCCATTTAAACAGATTCTGTTCCATATCCCATCTACACCCCATAAATCATTCTATCCCTTATGTAGTACTTTTCCTCCATAGTATTACCACTAGCTAAAAGTATTACACGTTTATTATCCTTTACTCTTCTCACTATAGGCTCCTGGACAGCAAGATCTGCCCACCTCAATTCAACACTGTTATCTCCAAGGCCAACGGTGCTTGGTTCATAAAAACCATGCATTCactatttactgaatgaataaacaccCTCTTAATCCACCACATCCTGGATATAGCCCTCAAAGATATTACATAGGATAGTCATAATTTAATCTGAAATTTAATCCACCAAAGCACTTTCCTTTTCCGGCTTCAGAAAGCTGCCATCATCTACAAAGTTGACTTGGTTGGTTATAGTTATTCACATGCATGAGAACATCAGAATAAAATTCATTCATACAAAACTGGTCAAAGTGAAAGATCAAAATAACTATCTAAATACCACTTGCCAACTGCAAATGTTAAATACttaattatgaattttaaaacaactgCATTTTGTTGAAACTGCAAAACCGCAACCAAAGTTTTCAATGTGATAAGATTCAACCTACATCTTaacccaaagaaaacaatttaaaccggtaaattcttaaaatgtcacAGAAATCTTCCAAGAATGGCAATGGCATAAAATTAGTTTTACCTTGATACATAGCTTGTGCTCCAGTCCAAGCAAAAAGGCTTGCGATAGCATTGGCTCTAAAAACAACTTCTATCTGATCAGCACAGTTTTGTTTCAAAAGCCTTTCCCTTTTCAATTTGTCAGGTAACAGATGAAACTGGGTATGACCATAACAGTATGGATCTGCTGTCTTTGAGCctgaagagcaaaataaaaacatttcatttaaaaaaaaaaatttttttttaatgtttatttatttttgaagaagggagagagcatgagagggggaagagcagagagagagggagacacagaatcagaagcaggctccaggctccaagctgtcaacgcagagcccgacgcagggcttgaactcacgaactgcgagatcatgacctgagctgaagtcagatgcttaaccgactgagccacccaggcgccccaaaatgaaaacatttcagatgAAATGTACATGTGAACATCTGCAGCACGTCGTTAGTCTTTGCTTCAAACCCACCCTTCTCCTCTACACATCATGTGATCACTATTCAAAATACACAATTgggaacgtttatttatttcatggattATAATAAAGTTAAACTTCACGTGAAAGTGTACAATCTGCTAGCTATCATCAAGCCCACGATGACACAGGGTAAGTCAACAGAAtgaatgtaaaatttatttaaaagtttcctttatcattttaatgtaataaCTACatactttgttcttatttttaaaaaatgacttttatacTATATTTccaaatagggaaaaaaatagccaatatttcataaaatgctGATATTCTTGAGTTTAGTAGTAGTCTTTTCAACCAACAGTTCCCATAATTCACTCTAAGACCATAATGACCCAGAGGGAGCAGGTCTGGAAGACTAGTATAAAGCTGGTTTCTTAAAACCATCAAATCGACTAGGAATTAATAGACAAAAAGACAGCAAAAGTACAAGCTGCACAAGGACAGATATCAGGACTTACTAACTTTTATATTCTTAATGGTTATCACAGTGTGTGGTACTAACAGAaggcttttataaaaaaaaaaaaaaagaaaagaaaaacaatcactgCCTCAAGTCTGATTCTATACTggtttacttttgaaaaaatacaaattactttttttacaCAATAAATCAACAAAGCCTAATACATgtagctattttttaaagtactggtAATTAAGTAGaaacaagtaaaattttaaatggtgagatgaaagaatattttcttctcaattttcatGCATACTGCAACAACCTGAGATTATGAATTATACTGCTTGTAAACTATGTGAAACCTCTTGGTCATCAAGAATTATGTAAATTTGCATGGGATCCTTTGGACACATTGATGGCACAATATTTCAAAAGGGAAActtaccagggcgcctgggtggctcagtcggttgagcatccggctttggctcaggtcacgatctcacagcttgtgagttcaagccccgtgtcaggctctgtgctgacagctcagagcctggagcctgcttcagattctgtgtctccctcgctctctgccccaacccactctcattctgtctctgtctctctcaaaaataaataaacattaaaaaaagaaaaattaacaaaaaagggGGAAACTTACCAATAAATATGGTATTTTCATATTGTCGTTTGAATAATGGAAGTTTGTCTGGCTTACAATTCATCACAGGGATTTCGACAGGTACAGAATAATCCAGTGGCACAAACTTAAAGGAAAGTCATAAATGAATTCACAGAAACACTAGTATGTACACATTTTACTCACATTCctaatagatttaaaaatcttaaaatgagatttttttttttttttttttttttacaaaatgatttgGTAACACCACCAagtgggccaaatccagccagcCACCTACTTGACAAAGTTTTACTGCAACATAGTCACACACATTCATTAACATATGGTCCACAGCTGCTTTTACAGTATAAGAACTAAGATGAATAGTTGCAACACAGACTTATGGcccccaaagcctaaaatatttactgtctggacCTTTACCAAAAAAATGTGCCAACTTCTGATACAGACGCAAAGACAACAttcaaaatatacttattttctccaaaagaactgtaatatataaaatgaccaggttataattataaaaatgcctTGATTGATGATCAGGCAGTGCAATCTATTATAAATTACAATCATAAACTATTTtcaattgtttctgtttttatagtAAGAAAAAGTATGGTCTTGAAAACTGATGCCTTAATCTTATGATTATTTGACCTTTAAGGACTAGACATTCCATAACAGgttaaaaagctaaaaaagaatttcagatgaGATGTACTTGCAAGAAACTCAAAAGGGACCCATCCAAAACTTTTTATCCTACTAAGCCCATTACCTAGGCTGCCTACGACATTTCCTCACCAGATGTCAGTAGATATATAATGCAACAATCCTTACCTCTGGGAGTTGTTTGGACATTCGAATCTGGTTGTGTGGTTTATCATTTATTTGGTATCGCAGAGCATCAACTCGACCTTTCCGATGACCACTAGGAATAATTTCTTCACCACGCAACCAGTAAAAGTGAACTGGGCGTTTACAATCTATCAAGAGATATTCAAAATTTTCGTCATCATTTAGATAAATTTGGTTATTATTAAATTACCAGCAATACAGAACTCAAGAATAattgtgtaaattaaaaatatatcaaaaattacTCTGATGTAAGATAGAGTCTGGCTTATAGGATGATTTAACTTCAATGATCAGGACTTACGCTCAAACACTTATTGTCTACTTGTCCGACGCATCACACACTAAACACTGTAATGAAAGAGGTTTCTCAGTTAAGAATAAACAACGAAAGTAAGACCAACAGGAATATCACTCATGAAAAATAGTAAGTTTTTTTAGTAGTCAGAGCTGTCTGAAGAATTACTAATtcaagggtcgcctgggtggctcagtcggttaagcatccaacttggcttcaggtcatgatttcacagctcagctcatggttccagccccatattgggctctttgctgacagctcagagcctggagctggcttgggattctgtgtctccctctctctaggctcttcccc
Coding sequences:
- the MRPS30 gene encoding 39S ribosomal protein S30, mitochondrial — encoded protein: MAAARCCRLALRGSRLSLHTAAEAAVAAPEVTGAVVAAAPVARYPPIVASLTAKSKAARQRRVERWQATVHAAESVDEKLRILTKMQFMKYVVYPQTFALNADRWYQGFTKTVFLSGLPSPPPAEPAEPSPTLDLEALRAAACDCLLQEHFYLRRKRRAPLYQDREAIASPFLDQLVAALVGLLSAHNPALATAALDCKRPVHFYWLRGEEIIPSGHRKGRVDALRYQINDKPHNQIRMSKQLPEFVPLDYSVPVEIPVMNCKPDKLPLFKRQYENTIFIGSKTADPYCYGHTQFHLLPDKLKRERLLKQNCADQIEVVFRANAIASLFAWTGAQAMYQGFWSEADVTRPFVSQGVITDGKYFSFFCYQLNTLALTTQADQNNPRKNICWGTQSKPLYETIEDNNVKGFNDDVLLQIVHFLLNRPKEDKSQLLEN